In Mycobacterium sp. Aquia_213, the sequence ATTGCTCCGGCATGTGATCGAGCAGGTGCCAACGCAGATAACCGCTTTCGTCGTCGGACGCAGCGGTGAGGCTGAATATGCCTGCCTTGACCCGGATCACGTGGGATGGACCTCGGCCAGTGCCTGCAGATTTTCCAGGTAATGCTGCAGCGATTTATGCCTGAACCACGCGCTGATGATGGTCGCGCCGTGCGCGGCCGTCTCGGCGAGTATCTCGCGGGTGCGTTCGGGATCATTGATCGGATCCAGCGGCTTCGGCGGCGGCAGCACCACCTCGAAGCCAGCCGGAAGCTCGAAGCGGCCCAACCATTCTCGGGCCTGCGGCAGCGACACATTGAAGGGCGCCCACCCGTCGGCCAGGGTTGCGGCGCGGCGCAGTGATCGCAGCGTGCGTCCACCAATCCAGATGGGGACGTGGGCCTGGACCGCGCACGGGTCGACGACCATGCCATCGAACGAATAGAACTCGCCGTGGTAGACGGGTTCGGGGACCGACAGCGATGCCCGCAGCGCCCGCAGCGCGTCGTCGCCGCGCGGTCCGCGGTCGTCGTAAGCAGCTCCGAGGAGGTCGAATTCCTCTTTCAGGCTGCCGACGCCGACGCCGAGAATGAGCCGGCCATTGCTAACTTTGTCCAACGTGCCGTAGCGCTTGGCGATTTCCAGCGGGTGGTGGTAGGCGAGGACTAACACGTTGGTAGCCAACCGTATTCGCTGGGTGCGTGCGGCCAGGTAGCCCAGCGTGGCCAGCGGATCCCAGTAACGCGTGCCCCGGTGTTGCTGTTCAAGCACGGCCGGCAGCGCGACGTGCTCGCTGCAGGTCAGGTGGTGATAGCCCAGCCGGTCCGCGGTTTCGGCGATCTGCGCCAGCTCCTCGATCGAAGCGTCCTGCTCCCAGGCGGCACTGGCCTGGGGCATCGTGATCACGACGGGTGTGGACACCGACAGCTTTGCCTGTGGGGTGCTCATCCCTGCATGTACCCTCCGGCGTCGACGGGGATCGATTGCCCTGTGATGGTTCGGCTCTCGTCACTGGCCAAGAACAACGCCAGGTTGGCCACGTCGTCCGGTGACGAAATATCGCG encodes:
- a CDS encoding LLM class F420-dependent oxidoreductase; amino-acid sequence: MSTPQAKLSVSTPVVITMPQASAAWEQDASIEELAQIAETADRLGYHHLTCSEHVALPAVLEQQHRGTRYWDPLATLGYLAARTQRIRLATNVLVLAYHHPLEIAKRYGTLDKVSNGRLILGVGVGSLKEEFDLLGAAYDDRGPRGDDALRALRASLSVPEPVYHGEFYSFDGMVVDPCAVQAHVPIWIGGRTLRSLRRAATLADGWAPFNVSLPQAREWLGRFELPAGFEVVLPPPKPLDPINDPERTREILAETAAHGATIISAWFRHKSLQHYLENLQALAEVHPT